Genomic DNA from Leptolyngbyaceae cyanobacterium:
AGAAATCGTTCACATTTCCGATCAAATGGAAATTGTTAAACGAGGTGTAATGTCTACTCCTGCTTTGGCAGTTAACGGCAAATTAGTCAGCAGGGGTCAAGTAATTTCTTCCGAACAAATTCAGCAATTAATACAG
This window encodes:
- a CDS encoding thioredoxin family protein — translated: MSTMKVEILGSGCKKCQQLENNAREAVSHLGIDAEIVHISDQMEIVKRGVMSTPALAVNGKLVSRGQVISSEQIQQLIQQ